The following proteins are encoded in a genomic region of Grus americana isolate bGruAme1 chromosome 5, bGruAme1.mat, whole genome shotgun sequence:
- the FTH1 gene encoding ferritin heavy chain, with product MAAPPSQVRQNYHQDCEAAINRQINLELYASYVYLSMSYYFDRDDVALKNFAKYFLHQSHEEREHAEKLMKLQNQRGGRIFLQDIKKPDRDDWENGLTAMECALHLEKNVNQSLLELHKLATEKNDPHLCDFIETHYLDEQVKSIKELGDHVTNLRKMGAPKYGMAEYLFDKHTLGDSDNES from the exons ATGGCAGCGCCACCTTCCCAGGTGCGCCAGAACTACCACCAGGACTGCGAAGCCGCCATCAATCGCCAAATCAACCTGGAGCTCTACGCCTCCTACGTGTACCTCAGCATG tcctACTACTTTGACCGGGATGATGTGGCTCTGAAAAACTTTGCCAAATACTTCCTGCATCAGTCTCATGAGGAACGTGAGCATGCTGAGAAACTGATGAAGCTACAAAATCAGAGGGGCGGACGCATCTTCTTGCAGGACATCAAG AAGCCAGATCGTGATGATTGGGAGAATGGACTGACAGCAATGGAGTGTGCTCTGCACCTGGAGAAGAACGTGAACCAATCACTGTTAGAACTGCACAAATTGGCAACTGAAAAGAATGACCCACAT TTGTGTGACTTCATTGAGACCCACTACCTGGATGAACAGGTGAAATCCATCAAAGAGCTGGGTGACCATGTGACCAACCTGCGGAAGATGGGGGCACCAAAATACGGCATGGCAGAGTACCTCTTTGACAAGCACACCCTTGGGGACAGTGACAATGAGAGCTGA
- the BEST1 gene encoding bestrophin-1 isoform X1, which produces MTVTYTNRVADARLGTFSQLLLQWKGSIYKLLYSEFLIFVSLYFTISLVYRLILSESQRLMFEKLALYCNSYAELIPVSFVLGFYVALVVSRWWAQYESIPWPDRIMNLVSCNVDGEDEYGRLLRRTLMRYSNLCSVLILRSVSTAVYKRFPSMEHVVRAGLMTPEEHKKFESLNSPHNKFWIPCVWFSNLAVKARNEGRIRDSVLLQGILNELNTLRSQCGRLYGYDWISIPLVYTQVVTVAVYSFFLACLIGRQFLDPEKAYPGHELDLFVPVFTFLQFFFYAGWLKVAEQLINPFGEDDDDFETNWLIDRNLQVSLMAVDEMHQDLPILEKDLYWNEPDPQPPYTAATAEYKRPSFLGSTFDISMQKEEMEFQPLEQIKENEEANHSTPLLGHLGRLLGVQSPSFSRSSSRMNLLRRRGDPTSPFSHYMYQDMGKSGSPCGIHQPRGDSSSQEQWDSEDGKLREFDAFMSTPFYERPGFYSAPQTPISSIPMIFPSRRQGRKKPPALSSIAACSTSLRDVIVNSSPSRVSDMYKSQSSLGSGAKETFIWPTDRSKGPDSLVLTVEEKSNSNSKSREAATTGSPGAQSTASDSPKFPFLAESPDHDKHGSFKSLKSLKGSYPPWLTLENTASATNSEHSSAFHTPSNKTPGGSASLCFSFTPVTSPMLERSHMGNTGPDAHSLSLEDTASAPDQHSAEVSRTMRETGNGSTNAPPTKEPRRAESPSPNDSGISLAEGDYVGLMEVIMETSESTCEEQIDQYS; this is translated from the exons ATGACAGTGACATACACCAACCGTGTGGCTGACGCCCGCCTAGGCACCTTCTCACAGCTCCTGCTCCAATGGAAAGGAAGTATCTACAAGCTTCTCTACTCCGAGTTCCTTATTTTCGTCTCTCTCTACTTCACCATCAGTCTTGTCTACAG GCTGATCCTGAGTGAGAGCCAAAGGCTGATGTTTGAGAAGCTGGCGCTCTACTGCAACAGCTATGCTGAGCTAATCCCCGTGTCCTTTGTGCTGG GTTTCTACGTGGCTCTGGTGGTGTCCCGCTGGTGGGCTCAGTACGAGAGTATCCCGTGGCCCGACCGCATCATGAACTTGGTCTCCTGCAATGTGGATGGGGAGGACGAGTACGGGCGGCTCCTGCGTCGCACCCTCATGCGGTACAGCAACCTGTGCAGCGTGCTGATCTTGCGCTCAGTCAGCACTGCTGTCTACAAGCGCTTCCCCAGCATGGAGCATGTCGTGAGGGCAG GCCTCATGACACCAGAAGAGCACAAGAAGTTTGAGAGCTTGAACTCCCCCCACAACAAGTTTTGGATCCCATGTGTGTGGTTCTCCAATCTGGCTGTGAAGGCAAGGAACGAGGGGAGGATCCGGGACAGCGTGCTGCTCCAAGGCATCCTGAAC GAGCTCAACACCTTGCGCAGCCAGTGCGGGCGACTCTACGGGTACGACTGGATCAGCATCCCCCTGGTCTACACTCAG GTGGTGACCGTGGCTGTTTACAGCTTCTTCCTGGCCTGTCTGATCGGGCGGCAGTTCCTGGATCCAGAAAAAGCATATCCTGGCCATGAACTAGATCTCTTCGTGCCTGTCTTTACGTTTTTGCAGTTCTTCTTCTATGCTGGCTGGTTAAAG GTGGCCGAGCAACTCATCAACCCTTTTGGGGAGGACGATGACGACTTTGAAACCAACTGGCTCATTGACAGGAACCTGCAG GTCTCCCTTATGGCAGTGGATGAGATGCATCAGGATTTACCCATCCTGGAGAAGGACCTATACTGGAACGAGCCCGATCCGCAGCCACCCTACACCGCAGCCACTGCTGAGTACAAGCGCCCGTCGTTCCTTGGCTCAACTTTTGATATCAG CATGCAGAAAGAAGAGATGGAGTTCCAGCCCCTGGAGCAAATTAAAGAGAACGAGGAGGCAAACCACTCCACACCGTTACTGGGACACCTGGGCCGCCTCCTTGGTGTCCAGTCACCAAGCTTCTCCAGGTCCTCTTCCCGGATGAACCTGCTGCGCAGGCGAGGAGACCCCACGTCCCCCTTCTCCCATTATATGTACCAAGACATGGGCAAGTCTGGAAGCCCTTGCGGCATCCATCAGCCGAGGGGAGACTCCAGCTCACAGGAGCAGTGGGACAGCGAAGATGGAAAACTGAGGGAGTTTGATGCCTTCATGTCAACCCCATTTTATGAGAGACCTGGTTTCTACAGTGCTCCACAGACACCCATCAGCTCTATCCCCATGATCTTCCCTTCTAGACGTCAAGGCCGCAAGAAGCCTCCTGCACTCTCCAGCATCGCTGCATGCTCAACATCTCTTAGGGATGTCATTGTCAACTCCTCGCCTTCCAGAGTCAGCGATATGTATAAAAGCCAGAGCTCCCTTGGCTCAGGTGCAAAGGAAACGTTTATTTGGCCAACAGATCGGAGCAAAGGTCCTGACTCACTGGTTTTAACAGTAGAAGAAAAGAGCAACTctaacagcaaaagcagagaagctgctaCCACAGGAAGTCCAGGAGCTCAGTCCACAGCATCAGACAGCCCTAAGTTCCCCTTCTTGGCAGAGTCCCCAGACCACGACAAGCACGGTAGCTTCAAGAGTCTGAAGAGCTTGAAAGGTTCCTACCCACCCTGGCTAACCCTTGAGAACACAGCATCAGCCACCAATTCTGAGCATTCAAGTGCCTTTCACACCCCCAGCAACAAAACCCCTGGAGGCAGTGCCTCCCTCTGCTTCTCATTCACTCCTGTAACATCTCCCATGCTGGAGAGATCCCACATGGGGAACACGGGCCCTGATGCTCACAGCCTAAGTTTAGAAGATACAGCCAGTGCTCCAGACCAGCATTCAGCAGAGGTTTCCAGGACCATGAGAGAGACTGGAAACGGAAGCACTAATGCTCCCCCTACAAAAGAGCCAAGGCGAGCAGAGAGTCCATCCCCCAATGACTCTGGCATCTCTCTAGCCGAAGGTGACTACGTGGGGCTGATGGAGGTGATCATGGAGACCAGTGAAAGCACATGTGAAGAGCAGATAGATCAGTACAGCTAG
- the BEST1 gene encoding bestrophin-1 isoform X2, translating into MFEKLALYCNSYAELIPVSFVLGFYVALVVSRWWAQYESIPWPDRIMNLVSCNVDGEDEYGRLLRRTLMRYSNLCSVLILRSVSTAVYKRFPSMEHVVRAGLMTPEEHKKFESLNSPHNKFWIPCVWFSNLAVKARNEGRIRDSVLLQGILNELNTLRSQCGRLYGYDWISIPLVYTQVVTVAVYSFFLACLIGRQFLDPEKAYPGHELDLFVPVFTFLQFFFYAGWLKVAEQLINPFGEDDDDFETNWLIDRNLQVSLMAVDEMHQDLPILEKDLYWNEPDPQPPYTAATAEYKRPSFLGSTFDISMQKEEMEFQPLEQIKENEEANHSTPLLGHLGRLLGVQSPSFSRSSSRMNLLRRRGDPTSPFSHYMYQDMGKSGSPCGIHQPRGDSSSQEQWDSEDGKLREFDAFMSTPFYERPGFYSAPQTPISSIPMIFPSRRQGRKKPPALSSIAACSTSLRDVIVNSSPSRVSDMYKSQSSLGSGAKETFIWPTDRSKGPDSLVLTVEEKSNSNSKSREAATTGSPGAQSTASDSPKFPFLAESPDHDKHGSFKSLKSLKGSYPPWLTLENTASATNSEHSSAFHTPSNKTPGGSASLCFSFTPVTSPMLERSHMGNTGPDAHSLSLEDTASAPDQHSAEVSRTMRETGNGSTNAPPTKEPRRAESPSPNDSGISLAEGDYVGLMEVIMETSESTCEEQIDQYS; encoded by the exons ATGTTTGAGAAGCTGGCGCTCTACTGCAACAGCTATGCTGAGCTAATCCCCGTGTCCTTTGTGCTGG GTTTCTACGTGGCTCTGGTGGTGTCCCGCTGGTGGGCTCAGTACGAGAGTATCCCGTGGCCCGACCGCATCATGAACTTGGTCTCCTGCAATGTGGATGGGGAGGACGAGTACGGGCGGCTCCTGCGTCGCACCCTCATGCGGTACAGCAACCTGTGCAGCGTGCTGATCTTGCGCTCAGTCAGCACTGCTGTCTACAAGCGCTTCCCCAGCATGGAGCATGTCGTGAGGGCAG GCCTCATGACACCAGAAGAGCACAAGAAGTTTGAGAGCTTGAACTCCCCCCACAACAAGTTTTGGATCCCATGTGTGTGGTTCTCCAATCTGGCTGTGAAGGCAAGGAACGAGGGGAGGATCCGGGACAGCGTGCTGCTCCAAGGCATCCTGAAC GAGCTCAACACCTTGCGCAGCCAGTGCGGGCGACTCTACGGGTACGACTGGATCAGCATCCCCCTGGTCTACACTCAG GTGGTGACCGTGGCTGTTTACAGCTTCTTCCTGGCCTGTCTGATCGGGCGGCAGTTCCTGGATCCAGAAAAAGCATATCCTGGCCATGAACTAGATCTCTTCGTGCCTGTCTTTACGTTTTTGCAGTTCTTCTTCTATGCTGGCTGGTTAAAG GTGGCCGAGCAACTCATCAACCCTTTTGGGGAGGACGATGACGACTTTGAAACCAACTGGCTCATTGACAGGAACCTGCAG GTCTCCCTTATGGCAGTGGATGAGATGCATCAGGATTTACCCATCCTGGAGAAGGACCTATACTGGAACGAGCCCGATCCGCAGCCACCCTACACCGCAGCCACTGCTGAGTACAAGCGCCCGTCGTTCCTTGGCTCAACTTTTGATATCAG CATGCAGAAAGAAGAGATGGAGTTCCAGCCCCTGGAGCAAATTAAAGAGAACGAGGAGGCAAACCACTCCACACCGTTACTGGGACACCTGGGCCGCCTCCTTGGTGTCCAGTCACCAAGCTTCTCCAGGTCCTCTTCCCGGATGAACCTGCTGCGCAGGCGAGGAGACCCCACGTCCCCCTTCTCCCATTATATGTACCAAGACATGGGCAAGTCTGGAAGCCCTTGCGGCATCCATCAGCCGAGGGGAGACTCCAGCTCACAGGAGCAGTGGGACAGCGAAGATGGAAAACTGAGGGAGTTTGATGCCTTCATGTCAACCCCATTTTATGAGAGACCTGGTTTCTACAGTGCTCCACAGACACCCATCAGCTCTATCCCCATGATCTTCCCTTCTAGACGTCAAGGCCGCAAGAAGCCTCCTGCACTCTCCAGCATCGCTGCATGCTCAACATCTCTTAGGGATGTCATTGTCAACTCCTCGCCTTCCAGAGTCAGCGATATGTATAAAAGCCAGAGCTCCCTTGGCTCAGGTGCAAAGGAAACGTTTATTTGGCCAACAGATCGGAGCAAAGGTCCTGACTCACTGGTTTTAACAGTAGAAGAAAAGAGCAACTctaacagcaaaagcagagaagctgctaCCACAGGAAGTCCAGGAGCTCAGTCCACAGCATCAGACAGCCCTAAGTTCCCCTTCTTGGCAGAGTCCCCAGACCACGACAAGCACGGTAGCTTCAAGAGTCTGAAGAGCTTGAAAGGTTCCTACCCACCCTGGCTAACCCTTGAGAACACAGCATCAGCCACCAATTCTGAGCATTCAAGTGCCTTTCACACCCCCAGCAACAAAACCCCTGGAGGCAGTGCCTCCCTCTGCTTCTCATTCACTCCTGTAACATCTCCCATGCTGGAGAGATCCCACATGGGGAACACGGGCCCTGATGCTCACAGCCTAAGTTTAGAAGATACAGCCAGTGCTCCAGACCAGCATTCAGCAGAGGTTTCCAGGACCATGAGAGAGACTGGAAACGGAAGCACTAATGCTCCCCCTACAAAAGAGCCAAGGCGAGCAGAGAGTCCATCCCCCAATGACTCTGGCATCTCTCTAGCCGAAGGTGACTACGTGGGGCTGATGGAGGTGATCATGGAGACCAGTGAAAGCACATGTGAAGAGCAGATAGATCAGTACAGCTAG